A window of Aliarcobacter trophiarum LMG 25534 contains these coding sequences:
- a CDS encoding cytochrome D1 domain-containing protein, producing the protein MKLINKISIICAIFFLSNANAAIDGAAGHMVEALPKKEIGKELYNKYCASCHHEKRVGIDGPPLLPANTKKYIEKDLAQKIKDGFPQTLMPKYDFLSLYELHQIARYIQSPVEDNFSWDLNDINKSITSFKDPVNPLKIKDKEQILPVVEREGNQTWIMEDTRILSKFPLNNIHGGIKFTMDAKNIYVPTRDGWVQNYSLESGQRMNKTRACINLRNISLSRDEQNLFATCLLPEQMVVMNPKTMEAKEIINLDGKVSALYEFYTKDEAIFTFRDKAKIGKVDTKTFKITYTDIKEPIEDFFIDPFDKFIIATARGGDVLRVYEIDTLNVVFEHEMKGMPHLFSATYWYKDGNFYFATPHIKKPYITVWKMYDWEFVKKVEIGGDGFFVKTHPYTPYLWADNGTDKLFLVDKKDYSQKIITPRVGKKYIHTEYSGDGKYAYLSIYENDGEIIVIDTDSFKELASYPANVPVGKYNFINKNREFYPRLFGMDIFKEKCNSKLPCDTSKFNSYEKKSFEDFEKTIK; encoded by the coding sequence ATGAAACTAATAAACAAAATATCAATAATCTGTGCAATCTTTTTTTTAAGTAATGCTAATGCTGCGATAGATGGAGCCGCAGGGCATATGGTTGAGGCATTGCCTAAAAAAGAGATAGGGAAAGAGCTGTATAATAAATATTGTGCATCTTGTCACCACGAAAAAAGAGTTGGAATAGATGGACCTCCACTACTTCCAGCTAATACTAAAAAATATATAGAAAAAGATTTGGCACAAAAGATAAAAGATGGATTTCCTCAAACTCTTATGCCAAAATATGATTTTTTATCTCTTTATGAACTGCATCAAATAGCAAGATATATACAATCTCCTGTGGAAGATAATTTTTCTTGGGATTTAAATGATATAAACAAATCAATAACATCTTTTAAGGATCCAGTAAATCCTCTTAAAATAAAAGATAAAGAGCAGATTTTACCTGTTGTAGAAAGAGAAGGTAATCAAACTTGGATTATGGAAGATACAAGAATATTAAGTAAATTTCCACTAAATAATATCCACGGTGGAATAAAATTTACAATGGATGCAAAAAATATTTATGTTCCAACAAGAGATGGTTGGGTTCAAAACTACTCACTTGAATCTGGGCAAAGAATGAACAAAACAAGAGCCTGTATAAATTTACGAAATATCTCTTTGAGTCGTGATGAGCAAAATCTCTTTGCAACTTGTCTTTTACCTGAACAAATGGTGGTTATGAATCCAAAAACAATGGAGGCAAAAGAGATAATAAATTTAGATGGGAAAGTTTCAGCTTTATATGAGTTTTATACAAAAGACGAGGCAATATTTACTTTTAGAGATAAAGCAAAAATAGGAAAAGTTGATACAAAAACATTTAAAATAACATATACAGATATAAAAGAGCCTATAGAAGATTTTTTTATAGACCCTTTTGATAAGTTTATAATTGCAACAGCAAGAGGTGGAGATGTTTTAAGAGTCTATGAAATTGATACTTTAAATGTTGTTTTTGAACATGAGATGAAAGGGATGCCACACCTTTTCTCTGCAACATATTGGTATAAAGATGGAAATTTCTACTTTGCAACTCCACATATTAAAAAACCATATATTACAGTTTGGAAGATGTATGATTGGGAATTTGTAAAAAAAGTTGAAATTGGAGGAGATGGTTTTTTTGTAAAAACCCATCCTTATACACCATATTTATGGGCTGATAATGGAACTGACAAACTCTTTTTAGTAGATAAAAAAGATTATAGTCAAAAGATAATAACTCCAAGAGTTGGTAAAAAATATATTCATACAGAGTATAGTGGTGATGGAAAATATGCATATTTAAGTATCTATGAAAATGATGGTGAGATTATTGTTATTGACACAGATAGCTTTAAAGAATTAGCATCTTATCCTGCAAATGTACCTGTTGGAAAATATAATTTTATAAACAAAAATAGAGAGTTTTATCCAAGACTTTTTGGTATGGATATTTTTAAAGAAAAGTGCAATAGCAAACTTCCTTGTGATACATCAAAATTTAACTCTTATGAGAAGAAAAGTTTTGAAGATTTTGAAAAAACTATAAAATAA
- a CDS encoding nitrite reductase — protein MKLTKVLSMVAIASLGMSSVSMAEEITLSEAQMKDANQVYFDRCAGCHGMLRKGALGPTLEAKEMKTRGTEFLKTIIHEGTPGGMPDWGKSGELTEAQTELMAKYIQVEAQTPPEKSIADMKKSHKVLIPVKDRPKKPEAGAENWKDYFSVILRDVGQIAIIDGKTKEIKSVVPSGFATHITRTGASGRYMYVIGRDGKASMIDMWMKEPKNVAEIQVCNDARAIDTSKHKDYLDKYAVVGCYWPPSIVTLEADTLDPLKIVSTGSYTYDTNEYTREARVAAIIASHDKPEWIINIKETGQVWLYDYSNVKNPKVTMVEAERFLHDGGWDLSKRYFMTAANARDMISVIDTKEGKLVANIPSQGNKPHPGRGANVDHPTYGPLWASGHIGSNDIIFIGTDPKKHPKNAWKVVKKIQLPGEGGGNLFVKGHPNSPYILADRPVNPDRKLQTSFYAIDKNKLEVVKTIEIPEKYLPTVKVGDKTIESRGPVHFEFNADGTEVWTSIWGNKEVATAILVYDAKTLELKSVIEDPRLKTPTGKFNVTNTMKDVY, from the coding sequence ATGAAATTAACAAAAGTTTTAAGTATGGTAGCAATTGCTAGCTTAGGTATGTCAAGTGTTTCTATGGCTGAAGAGATTACTCTTTCTGAAGCTCAAATGAAAGATGCAAACCAAGTATATTTTGATAGATGTGCTGGTTGTCATGGAATGCTTAGAAAAGGTGCACTAGGACCAACTCTTGAAGCAAAAGAGATGAAAACTAGAGGTACAGAGTTTCTAAAAACAATAATTCATGAAGGAACTCCAGGTGGAATGCCTGACTGGGGAAAATCTGGTGAATTAACAGAGGCTCAAACAGAACTTATGGCAAAATATATTCAAGTAGAGGCTCAAACTCCACCTGAAAAATCTATTGCTGATATGAAAAAATCTCATAAAGTTTTAATTCCTGTAAAGGATAGACCAAAAAAACCAGAAGCTGGTGCTGAAAACTGGAAAGATTATTTCTCAGTAATCTTGAGAGATGTTGGACAAATTGCTATTATTGATGGTAAAACAAAAGAGATTAAATCTGTTGTTCCATCTGGATTTGCTACACATATCACAAGAACAGGTGCTAGTGGAAGATATATGTATGTTATTGGTAGAGATGGAAAAGCATCTATGATTGATATGTGGATGAAAGAGCCTAAAAACGTTGCTGAAATTCAAGTTTGTAACGATGCTAGAGCAATTGATACATCAAAACATAAAGATTATCTTGATAAATATGCGGTTGTTGGTTGTTACTGGCCACCTTCAATTGTAACACTAGAAGCTGATACTCTTGATCCATTAAAAATAGTTTCAACAGGAAGCTATACTTATGATACAAATGAGTATACAAGAGAAGCTAGAGTTGCTGCTATTATTGCATCACACGATAAACCTGAGTGGATTATTAATATTAAAGAGACTGGTCAAGTTTGGTTATATGACTACTCAAATGTTAAAAATCCAAAAGTTACAATGGTTGAAGCTGAAAGATTCTTACACGATGGTGGTTGGGATTTATCAAAAAGATATTTTATGACTGCTGCAAATGCTAGAGATATGATTTCTGTTATTGATACAAAAGAAGGAAAATTAGTTGCTAATATTCCATCTCAAGGTAACAAACCACATCCAGGAAGAGGAGCAAATGTTGATCACCCAACATATGGACCACTTTGGGCATCTGGACACATTGGTTCAAATGATATAATCTTCATTGGAACGGATCCTAAAAAACATCCAAAAAATGCTTGGAAAGTTGTTAAAAAAATTCAACTACCTGGAGAGGGTGGAGGAAATCTTTTTGTAAAAGGACATCCAAATTCACCATATATCTTAGCTGATAGACCAGTTAATCCAGATAGAAAATTACAAACATCATTCTATGCAATTGATAAAAACAAACTAGAAGTTGTAAAAACTATCGAGATACCTGAAAAATATCTACCAACTGTAAAAGTAGGAGATAAAACAATTGAATCAAGAGGACCTGTTCATTTTGAATTTAATGCTGATGGTACAGAAGTTTGGACAAGTATTTGGGGAAATAAAGAGGTTGCTACTGCAATTTTAGTTTATGATGCAAAAACATTAGAACTTAAATCTGTAATAGAAGATCCTAGACTTAAAACTCCAACTGGTAAATTTAACGTTACAAATACAATGAAAGACGTTTATTAA
- a CDS encoding cbb3-type cytochrome c oxidase subunit I yields the protein MVDNMQSQSKQLGKMYFTVAAILFGAQILFGLIAGTQFVFSGFLFEILDFNVARMVHINALVVWLLYAMIGSVYYLLPDETKVETVGIGLGKLGFYVLTLAVTIVVLVYILVQVGPANEMSIWLIHEGREYIEAPRWADIGIVVVVLIFLANVYLTAMKGERTGIITVLMADLLALAGLYLAGMFYTNNISIDQYWWWWVIHLWVEATWEVFVAAVIGWALIKVIGANRQIVEMWLWIEVAMLFGSGILGIGHHYFWIGTPEYWWEIGALFSALEPVPLVAMFVHVMYDWGKEQGLQKGAGGKAQMNNTPAFLWFVASAFGNFIGAGIWGFFHTLPQMNIYTHGTQFTSAHGHLAFFGAFAMAMIAMFYMGVQGNKKELKMTKLTKYGFTFITVGVVGMTVALTIAGYGQVMIERAQFGATWEAYFIGQSSIWFKQAMGWRLAMGLVTFVGFLCLVIDLLTIKNAKINQES from the coding sequence ATGGTAGATAATATGCAATCTCAATCTAAGCAATTAGGAAAAATGTATTTTACAGTTGCAGCAATTTTATTTGGTGCTCAAATACTATTTGGACTTATAGCTGGTACTCAGTTTGTATTTAGTGGTTTCTTATTTGAAATTTTAGATTTTAATGTTGCTAGAATGGTACATATTAATGCACTTGTTGTTTGGCTTTTATATGCAATGATTGGTTCAGTTTACTACTTACTTCCTGATGAAACAAAAGTTGAAACAGTTGGTATTGGTTTAGGAAAACTAGGATTTTATGTATTAACTTTAGCAGTTACTATTGTTGTTTTAGTATATATATTAGTTCAAGTTGGACCTGCAAATGAGATGTCTATTTGGCTAATTCATGAAGGTAGAGAGTATATTGAAGCTCCTAGATGGGCTGATATTGGAATTGTTGTTGTTGTTTTAATCTTCTTAGCTAATGTTTATTTAACAGCTATGAAAGGTGAAAGAACAGGAATTATTACAGTTTTAATGGCAGATTTACTTGCTCTTGCTGGATTATACCTAGCTGGAATGTTCTACACAAATAATATCTCTATAGATCAATACTGGTGGTGGTGGGTAATTCACCTATGGGTTGAAGCTACTTGGGAAGTTTTTGTTGCAGCTGTAATTGGTTGGGCATTAATTAAAGTAATTGGTGCAAATAGACAAATTGTTGAAATGTGGCTATGGATTGAAGTAGCAATGCTATTTGGTTCAGGTATATTAGGTATTGGACACCACTATTTCTGGATTGGAACACCTGAATACTGGTGGGAAATTGGAGCACTATTCTCAGCTTTAGAACCAGTTCCATTAGTTGCAATGTTTGTACATGTTATGTATGACTGGGGAAAAGAGCAAGGATTACAAAAAGGTGCTGGTGGAAAAGCTCAAATGAACAATACTCCAGCGTTTTTATGGTTTGTTGCTAGTGCATTTGGTAACTTCATTGGTGCAGGTATTTGGGGATTCTTCCACACTCTACCACAAATGAATATCTATACACATGGTACACAATTTACATCAGCTCACGGTCACCTAGCATTCTTTGGTGCATTTGCAATGGCAATGATTGCAATGTTCTATATGGGAGTTCAAGGTAATAAAAAAGAGTTAAAAATGACAAAACTTACAAAATACGGTTTTACATTTATTACAGTTGGTGTTGTAGGAATGACTGTAGCTCTAACTATTGCTGGGTATGGTCAAGTTATGATTGAAAGAGCACAATTTGGTGCTACTTGGGAAGCATACTTTATCGGTCAAAGCAGTATTTGGTTTAAACAAGCTATGGGTTGGAGATTAGCTATGGGTCTTGTTACTTTTGTTGGTTTCTTATGTTTAGTAATAGATTTACTAACAATAAAAAATGCAAAAATTAATCAAGAATCATAA
- a CDS encoding c-type cytochrome produces the protein MSKKVSVWADGRFWQRSAAWVTGVAAMLLIWLTFDTMGQIQMGTKAELDQGITKRVPSPTVINHKITYEMNDKRGHETPVIGEKEKFFGRDDYSEEEAMALLNLGKLASQTKNCMNCHTLLGNGAYYAPDLTKAWLDPNWESYMLRMGKETKEEAIAEFLQHPSDNPSNERMMPNLGVTAEEAKGLVAFLKHMSSIDTNGFPRNFGKIEGGIHGR, from the coding sequence ATGTCTAAAAAAGTCTCTGTATGGGCAGATGGTCGTTTTTGGCAAAGATCAGCTGCTTGGGTAACAGGTGTAGCTGCTATGCTTCTTATTTGGCTTACTTTTGACACTATGGGTCAAATCCAAATGGGAACAAAAGCGGAGCTAGATCAAGGTATAACAAAAAGAGTTCCATCTCCAACTGTTATAAACCATAAAATTACTTATGAAATGAATGACAAAAGAGGTCATGAAACACCTGTAATTGGTGAAAAAGAGAAATTTTTTGGACGAGATGATTACAGTGAAGAAGAAGCAATGGCTTTATTAAACTTAGGTAAATTAGCTTCTCAAACTAAAAACTGTATGAATTGCCATACTTTACTTGGAAATGGTGCATACTATGCTCCTGATTTAACAAAAGCTTGGTTAGATCCTAATTGGGAATCATATATGCTTAGAATGGGTAAAGAGACAAAAGAGGAAGCTATTGCTGAATTTTTACAACACCCATCTGATAATCCATCAAACGAAAGAATGATGCCTAATCTTGGTGTTACAGCTGAAGAAGCTAAAGGTTTAGTAGCATTTTTAAAACATATGTCATCAATTGATACAAACGGTTTCCCTAGAAACTTTGGGAAAATAGAAGGAGGAATCCATGGTAGATAA
- the amrA gene encoding AmmeMemoRadiSam system protein A, with the protein MKRDILMDIVKKSIEKEFNSDINIDKSELIKNNNFLNEKRATFITLTLNNELRGCIGSLEADKTLFDDLVNNSYMAAFQDPRFLELSLEEFKKVEIEISILTPPTIVEYKDFEDLRSKIKPNIDGVIIEQEGKRSTFLPQVWKMLPTFDEFFAHLCYKGGFEVDDSFNPKVYKYEVEKIK; encoded by the coding sequence ATGAAAAGAGATATATTAATGGATATAGTTAAAAAATCTATTGAAAAAGAGTTTAATAGTGATATAAATATTGATAAATCGGAGCTTATAAAAAATAATAACTTTTTAAATGAGAAGAGAGCAACTTTTATAACTCTTACATTAAATAATGAGCTAAGAGGTTGTATAGGAAGTTTAGAAGCAGATAAAACTCTATTTGATGATTTGGTAAATAACTCATATATGGCAGCCTTTCAAGATCCTAGATTTTTAGAGTTGAGTTTAGAGGAGTTTAAGAAAGTAGAGATTGAGATATCTATTTTAACACCACCTACAATAGTAGAGTACAAAGATTTTGAAGATTTAAGGTCAAAAATAAAACCAAACATAGATGGAGTTATTATTGAACAAGAGGGTAAAAGAAGTACTTTCTTACCTCAAGTTTGGAAGATGCTTCCAACCTTCGATGAGTTTTTTGCACATTTATGCTATAAAGGAGGATTTGAAGTTGATGATAGTTTTAATCCAAAAGTATATAAATATGAGGTAGAAAAGATAAAATGA
- the amrB gene encoding AmmeMemoRadiSam system protein B — translation MSIRKTVVSGSFYPDNKKELLEYFEKFNKIEDDRNSFKKIYSIIVPHAGYIYSGFTANKAYKMASLNKYKRVIVVGPSHKLWFSGASVCLYSEYETPFGNLKIDLEYSNKLIKEFDFLGFEDECSFEHSTEVQAPFVKYYFGNIDFVEIVYGDIDYLNLEKVFEYILKNSENLLIISSDLSHFYSQKDAMKLDLNCLTAISNKDLASLEACEACGKTGIKSIIDYSIKNSLKTKLLHYCTSADISNDFSRVVGYTSALIGE, via the coding sequence ATGAGTATAAGAAAAACAGTTGTAAGTGGTAGTTTTTATCCAGATAATAAAAAAGAGTTATTGGAGTATTTTGAAAAGTTTAATAAAATAGAAGATGATAGAAATAGCTTTAAAAAAATATATTCAATTATTGTTCCACATGCTGGATATATTTATAGTGGATTTACAGCAAATAAAGCTTATAAAATGGCTAGTTTAAACAAATATAAAAGGGTTATAGTTGTAGGACCTTCACATAAACTTTGGTTTAGTGGAGCTAGTGTTTGTTTATATAGTGAGTATGAAACTCCTTTTGGAAATCTAAAAATTGATTTAGAGTATTCAAATAAGTTGATAAAAGAGTTTGATTTCTTAGGTTTTGAAGATGAGTGTAGTTTTGAACACTCAACAGAAGTTCAAGCCCCTTTTGTGAAATATTATTTTGGAAATATTGACTTCGTAGAGATTGTTTATGGTGATATAGATTATTTAAATTTAGAGAAAGTTTTTGAATATATTTTAAAAAATAGTGAAAACCTTTTAATAATTAGTTCTGATTTAAGCCATTTTTATTCACAAAAAGATGCTATGAAACTAGATTTAAACTGTTTAACTGCTATTTCAAATAAAGATTTAGCTTCACTTGAGGCTTGTGAAGCTTGTGGTAAAACTGGTATAAAAAGTATAATTGATTACTCAATAAAAAATAGTCTTAAAACAAAGCTTCTACACTACTGTACAAGTGCTGATATTTCAAATGATTTTTCAAGAGTTGTTGGATATACAAGTGCTTTAATTGGAGAATAA
- a CDS encoding ElyC/SanA/YdcF family protein, translated as MFFIKKLIAAFLMPVPLGLFLLLFALIFLLKSSYKKAKLFLILGFLWFALLSNQTISNMIISPLENSHKALIETPKEIEYILVLGNGHKTNEDFAITSMLNTTAINRLVEGIRHYKNIKNSGNNSKLIVSGYAFDDPNTHAKMQKKMAIILGVLEEDIITLDTPKDTKEEAFEAKKIVENQKLILVTSASHMKRAAMIFEKEGLNIVASPTNHKYFTSSYPASYFSATNIQKVELAWHEYLGILYSYLRDGMTPKK; from the coding sequence ATGTTCTTTATAAAAAAATTAATTGCTGCTTTTTTAATGCCAGTTCCTTTGGGTCTTTTTTTACTTCTTTTTGCCTTAATATTTTTATTAAAGAGCTCATATAAAAAAGCAAAGCTTTTTCTGATTTTAGGCTTTTTATGGTTTGCTCTTTTATCAAATCAAACTATCTCAAATATGATTATATCTCCTTTGGAAAATTCACATAAAGCTTTAATAGAAACTCCAAAAGAGATAGAGTATATTTTGGTTTTAGGAAATGGACATAAGACAAATGAAGATTTTGCAATTACTTCTATGCTTAACACAACAGCTATAAATAGATTAGTTGAGGGAATAAGACACTATAAAAATATAAAAAATTCTGGAAACAATTCAAAACTAATAGTAAGTGGTTATGCCTTTGATGATCCAAATACTCATGCCAAAATGCAAAAAAAAATGGCGATAATTTTGGGAGTTTTAGAGGAAGATATTATAACTCTTGATACTCCAAAGGATACAAAAGAGGAAGCATTTGAGGCAAAGAAAATAGTAGAAAATCAAAAGTTAATTTTAGTAACAAGTGCTTCACATATGAAAAGAGCTGCTATGATATTTGAAAAAGAGGGTCTAAATATTGTTGCAAGCCCTACAAATCATAAATATTTTACAAGCTCCTATCCAGCTTCATACTTTAGTGCTACAAATATACAAAAAGTGGAACTAGCTTGGCATGAGTATTTAGGAATATTATATTCATATCTAAGAGATGGAATGACCCCAAAAAAGTAG
- a CDS encoding IS3 family transposase (programmed frameshift), protein MARREYSEEFRRDAVKQVIENGYGVVETAERLGVHYDSLRNWIKKYKSPEAEVEIKKTQDTTAEIKRLQKELKRVTEERDILKKGRSVLCKQPKLKYAFIKEYQIQYTIRRMCTVLKVHPSGYYKWLKQPISNLEIENQQILQEIKKAYRESNGIYGYRNIHKDLKASNIHVNKKRVARLMKEAKLCGIGNYKRKPKHKAGSIHKAHPNHLKQCFLTYKPNESWVSDITYIRTYEGWLYLATVIDLYSRKIIGWATGHRQSTSLIIKALKKTTHRIKNHKVILHSGQGSQYSSYEYQTFLKHHNIIPSMSRRGNCYDNAVAESFFKTLKKELVRKTIFHTRAEARDKIFEYIEMFYNAKRRHSFLDFISPNEFEKRYNDSVTQPKVLTD, encoded by the exons ATGGCAAGAAGAGAATATAGTGAAGAGTTTAGAAGAGATGCTGTAAAACAAGTTATAGAAAATGGATATGGGGTTGTTGAAACAGCTGAGAGGTTAGGTGTCCATTATGATTCTTTGAGAAACTGGATAAAAAAATACAAATCACCAGAAGCTGAAGTAGAAATAAAAAAAACTCAAGATACAACAGCTGAAATAAAAAGATTGCAAAAAGAATTAAAGAGAGTTACAGAAGAGAGGGATATTTTAAAAAAGG GCCGCAGCGTACTTTGCAAACAACCCAAATTAAAGTACGCATTTATAAAGGAGTATCAAATACAGTACACAATCAGAAGAATGTGTACTGTATTGAAAGTTCATCCTAGTGGGTATTATAAATGGTTAAAACAACCTATTTCAAATTTAGAGATTGAAAATCAACAAATTTTACAAGAGATAAAAAAAGCATATAGAGAGTCAAATGGGATATATGGATATAGAAATATTCATAAAGATTTAAAGGCTTCAAATATACATGTAAATAAGAAAAGAGTTGCAAGATTAATGAAAGAAGCAAAACTTTGTGGAATAGGAAATTATAAAAGAAAACCAAAGCATAAGGCTGGTTCAATTCATAAAGCACATCCAAATCATTTAAAACAATGTTTTTTAACATATAAACCAAATGAATCTTGGGTTAGTGATATCACATATATCAGAACTTATGAAGGATGGTTATATTTAGCTACAGTTATAGATCTTTATTCAAGAAAAATAATTGGTTGGGCAACAGGACATAGACAATCAACATCTTTAATTATTAAAGCTTTGAAAAAAACAACTCACAGAATTAAAAATCATAAAGTAATTCTTCATTCAGGTCAAGGTAGCCAATATAGTTCTTATGAATACCAAACATTTTTAAAGCATCATAATATTATCCCAAGTATGAGCCGTAGAGGTAATTGTTATGATAATGCAGTAGCAGAGAGTTTTTTTAAGACATTAAAAAAAGAATTAGTTAGAAAAACTATATTTCATACAAGAGCAGAAGCTAGAGATAAAATATTTGAATATATAGAAATGTTTTATAACGCAAAAAGACGACATAGTTTTTTAGATTTTATAAGTCCAAATGAATTTGAGAAAAGATACAATGATAGTGTTACTCAACCCAAGGTGTTAACTGATTAA
- a CDS encoding saccharopine dehydrogenase C-terminal domain-containing protein, with amino-acid sequence MRVVFFGVGAVCSVISTLLCEQSNKNLKDCIEFLFVVRDIKKAKMHFYKNSELLESSNFLEVDNFENIFKNPKKYTKELQDFDIFINSSTPSYNLDIMKLALEFNSNYADLASDIYKNDILTSLKFEQQSLENEFKKRDLFALINLGVSPGITNFLIGERINSLKNLPYEVKITKIELNLLEEIQSKKLIFSWSPKVAIDELAFSPIFFKNNQLKTIEPFSKSKLYKFPYFRNIIDVYPVFQEELISLKQSFPNVENIRLNIGGNELELMKNLYQLNLFSNRYCIENESEKISINSIIKNIIPKMKSPEIIEDYIKKKTIKYAEFSAIADIYIEISYPKNKKKIKSIESIGLSFSKYTDLIKTPYSGSTYVSYPTGIGAGILIFYSLLKKELLSGVILSENLPAIFSNSLNDTIKRELGSYKINIYSQIK; translated from the coding sequence ATGAGAGTAGTATTTTTTGGTGTTGGTGCAGTTTGTAGCGTTATTTCCACACTTTTATGTGAACAATCTAATAAGAATTTAAAAGATTGTATTGAATTTTTATTTGTAGTTAGAGATATAAAAAAGGCTAAAATGCATTTTTATAAAAATAGCGAACTTCTTGAATCTTCAAACTTCTTGGAAGTAGATAATTTTGAGAATATTTTTAAAAACCCAAAAAAATATACAAAAGAGCTACAAGATTTTGATATTTTTATAAACTCTTCAACTCCTAGTTATAACTTAGATATTATGAAATTAGCTTTAGAGTTTAATTCAAACTATGCTGATTTGGCAAGTGATATCTATAAAAATGATATTCTAACTAGTTTAAAATTTGAACAACAAAGCTTAGAAAATGAGTTCAAAAAAAGAGACCTTTTTGCTTTGATAAATCTAGGAGTCTCACCTGGAATTACAAATTTTTTAATAGGTGAAAGAATAAACTCTTTAAAAAACCTTCCATATGAAGTTAAAATTACAAAGATTGAGTTAAATTTATTAGAAGAGATACAATCAAAAAAATTAATATTCTCTTGGTCCCCAAAAGTAGCTATTGATGAACTAGCATTTTCTCCAATATTTTTCAAAAACAATCAACTAAAGACTATAGAACCTTTTTCAAAATCAAAGCTATATAAATTTCCATATTTTAGAAACATTATAGATGTTTATCCAGTTTTTCAAGAGGAGCTAATCTCACTAAAACAGAGCTTTCCAAATGTTGAAAACATTAGACTAAATATTGGAGGAAATGAGCTTGAACTTATGAAAAACCTATATCAGTTAAATCTTTTCTCAAATAGATATTGCATAGAAAATGAGAGTGAAAAAATATCTATAAATAGTATTATAAAAAATATAATTCCAAAAATGAAAAGCCCAGAAATAATAGAGGATTATATAAAAAAGAAGACTATAAAATATGCAGAATTTAGTGCCATTGCAGATATTTATATAGAGATTTCTTATCCAAAAAACAAAAAAAAGATAAAAAGTATTGAGTCTATTGGTTTATCATTTAGTAAATATACAGACCTTATAAAAACACCATATAGTGGAAGCACTTATGTATCTTATCCAACAGGAATTGGAGCTGGTATCTTAATATTTTATTCCCTTCTAAAAAAAGAGCTTTTAAGTGGAGTTATTTTAAGTGAAAATCTCCCAGCTATCTTTAGCAACTCTTTAAATGATACTATAAAAAGAGAACTAGGAAGCTATAAAATAAATATTTATAGTCAAATAAAATAA
- a CDS encoding metal ABC transporter ATP-binding protein, whose protein sequence is MNLIQIENLSHSYSNTKALEEVSINIKEDDFLAIIGPNGGGKSTLLKLILGLLPIQNGKILKNIKNSEVGYVPQNTNLNIDFPITALEVVLMGHIKRKRKIFGYAKEDIFCAMNSLKQVGMEKFADKKIGDLSGGQRQRVFIARALCSNPKILMLDEPTASIDVKGQQEIYELLKELNKSIAIVVVSHDLTILLNYAKDVAHVNRTLVYHSLKEVQRSVTLSDDHLCEVELLTALGKTQICCNHEH, encoded by the coding sequence ATGAATTTAATACAAATAGAGAACCTATCACACTCTTATTCAAATACAAAAGCTTTGGAAGAGGTAAGTATAAATATAAAGGAAGATGATTTTTTAGCAATCATTGGTCCAAATGGTGGTGGAAAATCTACACTTCTAAAACTGATTTTAGGTTTACTTCCTATTCAAAATGGGAAAATATTAAAAAATATCAAAAATAGTGAAGTTGGTTATGTTCCACAAAATACAAATTTAAATATTGATTTCCCAATTACTGCTTTGGAAGTTGTTTTAATGGGACATATAAAAAGGAAAAGAAAAATTTTTGGATATGCAAAAGAGGATATTTTTTGTGCAATGAACTCTTTAAAACAAGTTGGTATGGAAAAATTTGCAGATAAAAAAATAGGTGATTTAAGTGGTGGACAAAGACAAAGAGTCTTTATCGCTCGTGCTTTATGCTCAAACCCAAAAATTTTAATGTTAGATGAACCAACTGCTAGTATTGATGTAAAAGGGCAACAAGAGATTTATGAGCTATTAAAAGAGCTTAATAAATCTATTGCAATAGTAGTTGTAAGCCACGATTTAACAATACTTTTAAACTATGCAAAAGATGTAGCTCATGTAAATAGAACTTTAGTTTATCATAGTTTAAAAGAGGTTCAAAGAAGTGTAACTTTAAGTGATGACCATTTGTGTGAAGTAGAGCTTTTAACTGCTCTTGGAAAGACACAAATTTGTTGTAATCATGAGCATTAA